One Algibacter sp. L3A6 genomic region harbors:
- a CDS encoding DUF59 domain-containing protein — protein sequence MSETTIDTAELGEKIVNVLKTIYDPEIPVDIYELGLIYDVFVNEDYDVKILMTLTTPNCPVAETLPLEVEEKVKSLNEVKGAEVEITFDPPWTQDLMSEEAKLELGML from the coding sequence ATGAGCGAAACAACCATAGATACAGCCGAATTAGGCGAAAAAATAGTTAACGTATTAAAGACTATTTACGACCCAGAAATACCTGTTGATATTTACGAACTTGGTTTAATTTACGATGTATTTGTAAATGAAGATTACGACGTAAAAATATTAATGACCCTAACAACGCCAAACTGCCCAGTAGCAGAAACGTTGCCTTTAGAGGTTGAAGAAAAAGTAAAATCTTTAAACGAAGTAAAGGGTGCCGAAGTTGAAATTACTTTCGATCCACCATGGACACAAGATTTAATGAGCGAAGAAGCAAAATTAGAACTTGGAATGCTTTAA
- a CDS encoding DUF2480 family protein, whose translation MADEIINRVANSKLITVNLEDYYPQGNRVLFDIKDWLFEGFVLREKDFRAQALEFNWEQYQSAYIALTCSTDAIVPGWAYMLLGIHLEPFAKKTIIGNLDNLETAIYQDVINALDVSEFKDKPIIIKGCSKKPVPQNAYIMLANKLQPFAKSIMYGEACSSVPLYKKK comes from the coding sequence ATGGCAGACGAAATAATTAATCGCGTTGCGAATAGTAAATTAATCACGGTTAATCTTGAAGATTATTATCCTCAGGGCAACCGTGTTCTTTTTGATATCAAAGATTGGCTTTTTGAAGGCTTTGTTTTGCGTGAAAAAGATTTTAGAGCTCAGGCATTAGAATTTAATTGGGAACAATACCAAAGTGCATATATAGCCTTAACATGCAGTACAGATGCTATTGTGCCAGGCTGGGCCTACATGCTTTTAGGTATTCACTTAGAGCCTTTTGCTAAAAAAACTATTATTGGTAACTTAGACAATCTAGAAACAGCTATCTATCAAGATGTTATTAACGCTCTAGATGTTAGCGAGTTTAAAGACAAACCTATTATTATAAAAGGCTGCTCTAAAAAACCAGTGCCACAAAATGCTTATATTATGTTGGCCAACAAGTTGCAACCTTTTGCAAAATCTATTATGTACGGCGAAGCTTGCTCTTCGGTACCGCTTTATAAAAAGAAATAA
- a CDS encoding META domain-containing protein has translation MKRLSTLLFAMLLITSCENKPNAEKLSGEFHIVSLDKNSELPENLTITFDTEAKKISGFSGCNNFFGSFTITDGGLQFGQMGSTRKMCAGGANKIESEMLQLLSKVNTFSFENNTLNLKADDAILLKAKK, from the coding sequence ATGAAAAGATTAAGTACTTTACTTTTCGCGATGCTTCTTATAACATCATGCGAAAATAAACCTAATGCGGAAAAATTATCTGGTGAATTTCATATTGTATCCTTAGATAAAAACTCGGAATTACCAGAAAATTTAACCATCACTTTTGATACCGAAGCTAAAAAGATATCGGGTTTTTCAGGATGTAATAATTTCTTTGGCAGCTTTACCATAACAGATGGTGGTTTACAATTTGGCCAAATGGGATCTACTAGAAAAATGTGCGCTGGAGGCGCTAATAAAATAGAATCAGAAATGCTTCAACTGCTTTCTAAAGTTAATACGTTTTCATTTGAAAACAATACCTTAAACTTAAAAGCAGACGACGCTATTTTACTAAAAGCAAAAAAATAA
- a CDS encoding transglycosylase domain-containing protein, with product MALLKSLFRNKWVKLAVVCFISVLVFFIGLYISIYLGAFGKVPTSAELSFIKQEEATQVLDQEGKLIGKYYVYDRQPLHFEDLPKHLIDALVNTEDVRFFEHDGIDNVSLMRVFVKSILLQDKSAGGGSTITLQLAKNLYGRNNYRFFSMVINKFRESIIAKRIETIYSKHEILTMYFNTVPFPDNTYGIESAARKFFNKPAFELSIDEAAALVGSLKANNYYNPRLHPERSVHRRNVVLSQMVKYGNMPQDTATFYADKPLGLDYKSFNHDVGIAPYFRAQVKKELTVILDSIKKPNEEPYDLYRDGLIVHTTLDMGMQKMAEEAMKEHLTALQNSFERSYGSNAPWVKNKQLINAALKKLPQYKVYKEAGLTEAQIRDSLSIKQDTELFQWEGDTIKKASVIDSLEHYLKFLNTGMLSVEPKTGAIRSYIGGIDYRYFKYDHVSQSERQVGSTFKPFVYTAAIENGMEPCTYFSLAEVTYSNFNNWTPSNSGGENEDPYLNYNLEMALSNSVNTIAVKVLNEVGIPKVLEQAKRIGIKKELPNLPSIALGVAEINLKELTGAYASYVNDSKPVTPYAITKVTDRNGRIIAEFKTEEAEPAFKDYTRQVMLEIMQSTVNKGTASRLRSTYGLNNDIAGKTGTTQDNKDGWFVGITPKLVTVTWVGNDNQAIGFRTTGLGQGANSALPIFARFYSKLNKDSKYDGITKSRFERPTDEVVSDLDCNEEKRDGFLKRIFSSKKKQRKFKGNKK from the coding sequence ATGGCATTACTTAAAAGTTTATTTAGAAATAAATGGGTGAAACTGGCTGTTGTTTGTTTCATTTCCGTTTTAGTATTTTTTATAGGCCTCTACATCAGTATTTATTTAGGGGCTTTTGGTAAAGTGCCAACATCTGCAGAATTAAGTTTTATTAAGCAGGAAGAAGCTACTCAGGTTTTAGATCAAGAAGGGAAACTTATTGGTAAATATTATGTTTATGATAGGCAACCGCTGCATTTTGAAGATTTACCAAAACATCTTATTGATGCCTTAGTTAATACCGAAGATGTTCGTTTTTTTGAGCATGACGGTATTGATAACGTGAGTTTAATGCGGGTTTTTGTAAAAAGCATTTTACTTCAAGATAAATCTGCTGGAGGCGGAAGTACTATAACTTTACAGTTAGCAAAAAATCTATACGGTAGAAATAATTATCGCTTTTTTAGTATGGTGATTAATAAGTTTCGAGAATCGATTATAGCGAAACGTATTGAAACCATATATTCAAAACATGAGATTCTTACTATGTATTTCAATACAGTACCTTTTCCTGATAATACTTATGGTATTGAAAGTGCGGCGCGTAAGTTTTTTAATAAACCAGCGTTTGAACTTTCTATAGATGAAGCTGCTGCTTTGGTCGGTTCTTTAAAAGCTAATAATTATTACAATCCAAGATTACATCCAGAACGAAGTGTACATAGGCGTAATGTTGTACTTAGCCAAATGGTTAAATACGGAAATATGCCTCAAGATACTGCTACGTTTTATGCCGATAAACCTTTGGGGTTAGATTATAAATCGTTTAATCACGATGTGGGTATTGCGCCTTATTTTAGAGCGCAGGTTAAAAAGGAATTAACGGTTATTTTAGATAGTATTAAAAAGCCCAATGAAGAGCCTTACGATTTATATCGCGACGGACTTATAGTACACACCACTTTGGATATGGGTATGCAAAAAATGGCAGAAGAAGCCATGAAAGAGCACCTTACAGCGTTGCAGAATAGTTTTGAACGTTCTTATGGAAGTAATGCGCCATGGGTAAAGAATAAGCAATTAATAAATGCTGCTTTAAAAAAACTACCACAATATAAAGTATATAAAGAAGCAGGTTTAACTGAAGCTCAAATTAGAGACTCACTCTCTATTAAGCAGGATACTGAATTGTTTCAGTGGGAAGGCGATACTATTAAAAAAGCAAGTGTTATCGATAGTTTAGAGCATTATTTAAAGTTTTTAAATACAGGTATGTTAAGCGTTGAACCTAAAACAGGAGCGATAAGAAGTTATATTGGAGGTATTGATTATCGTTATTTTAAATACGATCATGTATCGCAGAGTGAACGTCAAGTAGGTTCTACTTTTAAGCCTTTTGTTTACACAGCTGCTATCGAGAATGGTATGGAACCCTGTACTTATTTTTCTTTAGCTGAGGTTACTTATAGCAATTTTAATAATTGGACGCCTTCAAATTCTGGAGGTGAAAATGAGGATCCATACCTTAACTATAACCTAGAGATGGCTTTAAGTAATTCTGTTAATACTATTGCTGTAAAGGTTTTAAATGAAGTTGGAATTCCGAAGGTATTAGAGCAAGCAAAACGAATAGGTATTAAAAAAGAGTTACCCAATTTACCTTCTATAGCACTTGGTGTTGCGGAAATTAACTTAAAGGAACTTACGGGAGCTTATGCTAGTTATGTAAACGATAGCAAACCAGTAACGCCTTACGCTATTACTAAAGTTACAGATAGAAACGGTAGAATTATAGCAGAGTTTAAGACAGAAGAAGCAGAGCCTGCTTTTAAGGATTACACAAGGCAGGTTATGTTAGAAATAATGCAATCTACAGTTAATAAAGGTACAGCGTCTCGATTAAGATCCACTTATGGATTAAATAATGATATTGCTGGAAAAACAGGAACAACACAAGATAATAAAGATGGTTGGTTTGTTGGAATTACTCCAAAATTAGTAACGGTAACTTGGGTTGGAAACGATAACCAGGCCATTGGTTTTAGAACAACAGGACTAGGGCAAGGCGCAAATTCCGCACTTCCTATATTTGCTAGGTTTTATTCTAAATTGAATAAAGACTCTAAATACGACGGTATAACAAAAAGTCGTTTTGAAAGACCTACCGATGAGGTGGTTTCCGATCTGGATTGTAATGAAGAAAAGCGAGATGGGTTCTTAAAAAGAATTTTCAGTAGTAAAAAGAAACAACGAAAATTTAAAGGCAATAAAAAATAG
- a CDS encoding DUF3078 domain-containing protein translates to MKKTLLLLALSIGMFSVNAQTKEELHAQKAEKQAIADAAQGEANALQAKIDALPGWRKGAFGTIGGSLSNFNNWYSQGTPNNSSGNIGFTLNAFANLIEDDFFWRNSLNTNLNWVKLDDKDDATDDDNFSPTTDVFNISSLYGRNITKTLAASGLVEYRTTILDNFNDPGYLDVGIGATWTPIENLIVVIHPLNYNFVFADGDSVFESSLGAKIVADYTRQIGAINFKTNLSTFQSYKSGDFSNITWTNSFSYTLWKMIGVGFDFGLRSNKQEALNYALAQTPATATDFDDVDNDLQTYYTVGLSYKF, encoded by the coding sequence ATGAAAAAAACGTTATTATTACTTGCACTATCTATCGGAATGTTTTCGGTAAATGCACAGACTAAAGAAGAATTACACGCGCAAAAAGCAGAAAAACAAGCCATTGCAGATGCTGCTCAAGGTGAAGCAAATGCTTTACAAGCTAAAATTGATGCACTTCCAGGATGGAGAAAAGGTGCTTTTGGTACTATTGGAGGTAGCTTGTCTAACTTTAACAACTGGTACTCACAAGGTACACCTAACAACTCATCTGGTAACATTGGTTTTACATTAAATGCTTTTGCTAATTTAATTGAAGACGATTTTTTCTGGAGAAACTCATTAAATACAAATTTAAACTGGGTAAAATTAGATGACAAAGATGACGCAACTGATGATGACAACTTTAGCCCAACAACTGACGTTTTTAATATCTCTTCTTTATACGGTAGAAATATTACTAAAACATTAGCTGCTTCTGGTTTAGTAGAATACAGAACAACTATATTAGACAACTTTAACGATCCTGGATATTTAGATGTTGGTATTGGTGCTACATGGACTCCAATTGAAAATTTAATCGTAGTTATCCACCCATTAAACTACAACTTCGTATTTGCTGATGGTGATTCAGTTTTCGAATCTTCTTTAGGCGCTAAAATTGTTGCAGATTATACAAGACAAATTGGTGCAATAAACTTTAAAACCAACTTATCTACTTTCCAAAGTTATAAATCTGGAGATTTTTCTAACATTACTTGGACAAACTCTTTTAGCTACACACTATGGAAAATGATTGGTGTTGGTTTTGATTTTGGTTTAAGAAGCAACAAACAAGAAGCTCTGAACTATGCTTTGGCTCAAACACCAGCTACAGCAACAGATTTTGACGATGTAGACAACGATTTACAAACATATTACACTGTTGGTTTAAGTTATAAATTCTAA
- a CDS encoding SufE family protein, which produces MTIEDIQNEIIDEFSMFEDWEERYQYMIDLGKDLPIINDQYKTESNIIKGCQSKVWVHAELNNDKIEFTADSDAIITKGIIAILIRVFNDQHPKDIIDANTDFIDKIGLKEHLSPTRANGLVSMIKQLKLYAIAYQTQIK; this is translated from the coding sequence GTGACTATTGAAGATATTCAAAACGAAATAATTGACGAATTCTCAATGTTTGAAGACTGGGAAGAACGTTACCAATACATGATTGATTTAGGGAAAGATTTGCCTATAATTAACGATCAATATAAAACTGAAAGCAACATTATTAAAGGTTGCCAAAGTAAAGTTTGGGTACATGCCGAATTAAACAACGATAAAATAGAATTTACCGCAGATAGTGATGCTATTATTACTAAAGGTATTATTGCTATTTTAATTCGTGTTTTTAACGACCAGCACCCAAAAGATATTATTGATGCCAACACCGATTTTATTGATAAAATTGGATTAAAAGAACATTTGTCTCCAACCAGAGCAAATGGTTTAGTAAGCATGATAAAGCAATTAAAATTGTATGCCATTGCTTACCAAACACAAATAAAATAA
- the hflX gene encoding GTPase HflX translates to MIEEKDISLERAVLIGVITKEQDEEKSKEYLDELEFLTYTAGGYAIKRFTQKMDMPNPKTFIGTGKMEEVRQFIVDNDISTAIFDDELSSAQERNISKILEVKVLDRTNLILDIFAQRAQTSYARTQVELAQCQYLLPRLRGMWTHLERQKGGIGMRGPGETEIETDRRIVRDKIALLKDRIKTIDKQMAVQRGNRGKMVRVALVGYTNVGKSTLMNVISKSDVFAENKLFATLDTTVRKVVIQNLPFLLSDTVGFIRKLPTQLVDSFKSTLDEVREADLLLHVVDISHPNFEEHIASVEKILGEIKSGDKPTIMVFNKIDAYTAEHLDDDDLETERGARHYSLDEWKSTWMSKVGNNALFISALNKKNLEDFKKRVYDEVREIHVTRFPYNQFLYPDYDYEDME, encoded by the coding sequence ATGATAGAAGAGAAAGATATTTCTTTAGAACGCGCAGTGTTAATAGGCGTGATTACTAAAGAACAAGACGAAGAAAAATCTAAAGAATATTTAGATGAGTTGGAGTTTTTAACTTACACGGCAGGCGGGTATGCCATTAAGCGTTTTACACAGAAAATGGACATGCCTAACCCGAAAACCTTTATTGGTACAGGTAAAATGGAAGAAGTTCGCCAATTTATTGTAGATAATGATATAAGCACTGCTATTTTTGATGACGAATTGTCGTCGGCACAAGAGCGTAATATTAGTAAAATTTTAGAAGTAAAAGTTTTAGATCGAACGAATTTAATATTAGATATTTTTGCGCAACGAGCACAAACTAGTTATGCCCGCACACAAGTAGAATTGGCACAGTGTCAATATTTACTACCGCGATTACGTGGTATGTGGACGCACCTTGAGCGTCAAAAAGGGGGGATTGGAATGCGCGGACCTGGTGAAACAGAAATAGAAACCGATAGACGAATTGTACGAGACAAAATTGCACTTCTAAAAGACCGAATAAAAACCATAGATAAGCAAATGGCTGTGCAACGTGGTAACCGTGGTAAAATGGTTCGTGTTGCACTTGTGGGTTACACCAATGTTGGTAAGTCTACCTTAATGAATGTAATTAGTAAAAGTGATGTATTTGCTGAAAACAAACTTTTTGCAACCCTTGATACTACGGTGCGTAAAGTGGTTATTCAAAATTTACCATTTCTTTTATCTGATACCGTAGGGTTTATCAGAAAATTACCAACACAACTTGTAGATAGTTTTAAAAGTACACTAGATGAGGTTCGTGAAGCCGATTTGTTGCTGCATGTTGTAGATATATCTCACCCAAATTTTGAGGAACATATCGCTTCTGTAGAGAAAATTTTAGGTGAAATTAAAAGTGGCGATAAACCAACTATTATGGTTTTCAATAAAATTGATGCCTATACTGCCGAGCATTTAGACGATGATGATTTAGAAACAGAACGTGGGGCAAGACACTATAGTTTAGATGAGTGGAAGAGTACTTGGATGAGTAAAGTGGGTAACAATGCGCTCTTTATCTCTGCACTTAACAAAAAGAACTTAGAAGATTTTAAAAAGCGTGTTTACGATGAGGTTCGTGAAATCCATGTAACTCGTTTTCCATACAATCAATTTTTGTATCCGGATTACGATTATGAAGATATGGAATAG